GGGGCGGGCCCCGGCCGTCGAGGTGTCCCTCTTCGACGCGCTCGCCGAGTGGATGGGTCAGCCCGCCTACTACACGCGGTACGGCGGCACCCAGCCGCCCCGCGTCGGCGCCCGGCACGCGACGGTCGCGCCGTACGGCCCGTTCACGGCGTCCGACGGCAAGGACGTCCTCCTGTCGGTGCAGAACGAGCGCGAATGGGTCGCTCTGTGCCGTGAGTTCATCGGCCGTCCCGAGCTGGCCGACGATCCGCGCTTCGCCACCGGGTCCGACCGGGTGGCGCACCGCGACGCGCTCGACGCGATCATCTCCGCGCGGTTCGCGGAGCTCGGCAGCGAGGCGGCCATGGAGCTCCTCGACCGTACGGGCATCGCCAACGCCGGGGTCAACTCGGTCCACGAGTTCCTGGCCCACCCGGTGCTCACCGAGCGCGGACGCTGGCGGGACATCCGCGTACCGGGCACGACCGACCCCGTACAGGCCCTGCTGCCCCCGGCCGACCTCTCCGGGGTCACCCCGCGCATGGACCCGGTGCCGGAGGCGGGCGAACACACCGCCGCGATCCTCGCCGAGCTGGGCCGCACCCCGGACGACGTCGCCCGGTTGCGTGAGGACGGGATCTGCCGCTGAGCTCTCCGTCGCCCCGTCAGTAGGAACCCGCGTGCGCGGGTGGCACCGAGACCGACATGGTCATCTCGACGGGCTCGGCGCCCTTGTTGTGGTAGCCGTGCGCGACGTTGGCCTCGAAGGTGGCGCCCGTTCCGGCGGCGACGGCGTGCTCGGTGCCGTCCACGACGAGGGTCAGCTCGCCGCGCGTGACGTGCAGCAGCTCGATGGTGCCCGGCGGATGCGCGTCGGAGTCGCTGCCCTCGCCCGGCATCAGGCGCCAGGACCACAGCTCGAACGGCCCGCGTGCCTCGGCCCCCACGACGAGCGTGGTGCTGCTGCCTGCCTCCGTGGACCACATGCGGACCGCCTGCTCCGGCGGCACCAGCCGCACGTGCGAGCCCTGTTCGTAGTCGAGGAGGGTGGTGATGCTGACGCCCAGCGCGTCCGCGAGCTTCACGGTGATGCCGACGCTGGGGTTGGTCCTGGCCTGCTCGATCTGGATGATCATGCCGCGACTCACGCCCGCGCGGGCGGCGAGTGCGTCGAGCGTGAAGCCCCGCTCGTTGCGCCAGCGCTTGAGGTTGCGGGCGAGCGACTGGGTCAGCTGGTCGAGGTCCGACACATTCCGTCCAATATTCTGGATGACAGGGTTCACGATACTGAACTACGGCGTGGTGCATCCGATGACCCCGGATGGTTCAACACACTGTACTGCGAGTACCGCGAGGCCTCTGCCGACCGTTACGCCCCGTCTCAGGTCTCACCCAACTCGCCCAGGGCGATGAGCTGTTCCGGTGTGACCCCGTCAGGGATCGGCACCGGCGCGGGTGTCCGCAGCGGCGGCTGCCACCCCTGCTCCGCGTCCCACGTCCGGACGACCCTCGCGGGCGCCCCGGCCACCACGGCGTGGTCGGGCACCTCCCCCCGGACCACCGCCCCGGCGGCGACCACCACGTTCCGGCCGATCCGCGCCCCCGGCAGGATCACCGCCCCGGTACCCACCCAGCACCCGGGCCCGATCTCCACCGGGTCCATCCGCGGCCACTGCTTGCCGATGGGCGTGTGCGGGTCGTCGTAGGAGTGGTTGGTGGAGGTGACGTACGCGTAGGGGCCGAAGTAGCAGTCGTCGCCGATGGAGACCGTCGTGTCCGCGATGACGTGGCTGCCCCGGCCGAGCACGACGCCGTTGCCGATGCGCAGGATCGGGTCGGGTCCGAGGTCGAGGTCGGGCATCATGCCCGCGGTGAGCGTGACGTGCTGGCCCACGATGCAGTGGTCGCCGATCCTGATCCACGGCTCCCCGAAGACCGTGCCCTGCGGGAACGCGAGCTTCGTGCCCTCGCCGAGCGCCCCGAACCGCAGCCGCCCCGGGTGCGCGGCGGTCACCGCGCCCGTGCGCTGCACCCAGTCCCAGCCCGCGTGGACGGCGCGCTGCGCGATCCTGCGGGGCGCGGCGGCAAGGGATGAGAACGTGTTCCTGTTCTTCGGCACGGGCTCACGTTACTCAGTGCCTCCACCCCTCGCAGGCCCCCGGCCTGTGATCTTCACCCCACACGGCGGCGCCCGCTCCCCCGTCCCGTACCGTGCC
The sequence above is a segment of the Streptomyces sp. Je 1-369 genome. Coding sequences within it:
- a CDS encoding acyltransferase, which gives rise to MPKNRNTFSSLAAAPRRIAQRAVHAGWDWVQRTGAVTAAHPGRLRFGALGEGTKLAFPQGTVFGEPWIRIGDHCIVGQHVTLTAGMMPDLDLGPDPILRIGNGVVLGRGSHVIADTTVSIGDDCYFGPYAYVTSTNHSYDDPHTPIGKQWPRMDPVEIGPGCWVGTGAVILPGARIGRNVVVAAGAVVRGEVPDHAVVAGAPARVVRTWDAEQGWQPPLRTPAPVPIPDGVTPEQLIALGELGET
- a CDS encoding helix-turn-helix domain-containing protein, with the protein product MSDLDQLTQSLARNLKRWRNERGFTLDALAARAGVSRGMIIQIEQARTNPSVGITVKLADALGVSITTLLDYEQGSHVRLVPPEQAVRMWSTEAGSSTTLVVGAEARGPFELWSWRLMPGEGSDSDAHPPGTIELLHVTRGELTLVVDGTEHAVAAGTGATFEANVAHGYHNKGAEPVEMTMSVSVPPAHAGSY
- a CDS encoding CaiB/BaiF CoA transferase family protein, whose product is MPPPPPLPLAGVTVVSLEQAVAAPFATRQLADLGARVIKVERPGGGDFARRYDTTVRGQASYFVWLNRSKESITLDLKSERGLAILEELVAGADVFVQNLAPGAAVRLGFGAEELRERHPSLITCTVSGYGTDGPWADRKAYDLLVQCQTGLLQLTGTPDEMARAGISVADIAGGMYAYSGILSALYTRATTGRAPAVEVSLFDALAEWMGQPAYYTRYGGTQPPRVGARHATVAPYGPFTASDGKDVLLSVQNEREWVALCREFIGRPELADDPRFATGSDRVAHRDALDAIISARFAELGSEAAMELLDRTGIANAGVNSVHEFLAHPVLTERGRWRDIRVPGTTDPVQALLPPADLSGVTPRMDPVPEAGEHTAAILAELGRTPDDVARLREDGICR